AAACTGCGACAAACATCCTTTTTTACTCGTTGAGTACATTAGGCGTGTTCAAAGGTGCCGGGTTGAAAAGAATAGTTCATTTGATGAGCGCTCTAGCCTTCCTCGTGACATCCTTACCAGACACAGCCTGAACTGTGCCATCATCAAGCTCTTTGCCTCTGCGTCGGGCCTCAGGCAACCAATCGGACCTGAGTTCCTCTTCTGACGGAGACTCCAGGTTCAATACCAGCTGTTGGATAAGTTGGCCTTGGTCTTCTTTAGAAAGGTGGAGCGCACCGGGGGAAGTCCACGTCCGCCTTACGCGGCTTGTTATCACTGCCTCAGTCATTCTCAATAAATTGAGGCAAATCGTCTGTAATCTCGAACCACGGAGCTTTGCTGCCTACGAAAACATGGCGGTCTGCGCGTACACCTGGATCGGTGTCGAGGGTGCCCAATGGAAGAGCATAGACTTCCGGTCTTGAATCGAATTTTGTATGAATGCTTGAACCGCAGTTTGCGCAAAAAACCTTGAACTCTCCGGGCGAGGACTCGTAGGTTTTTAGCAGCTCCTGGCCTCTGACGGTCCGCCAGTCATCCACTCGTACCTTTGCACAGGTTCGGAAAGCCGCCGCATGGAGCTTGCGGCACATG
This Marinobacter salinus DNA region includes the following protein-coding sequences:
- a CDS encoding GFA family protein codes for the protein MIQSGSCLCGGVQYEVAGDLSDVYNCHCSMCRKLHAAAFRTCAKVRVDDWRTVRGQELLKTYESSPGEFKVFCANCGSSIHTKFDSRPEVYALPLGTLDTDPGVRADRHVFVGSKAPWFEITDDLPQFIEND
- a CDS encoding addiction module protein; translation: MTEAVITSRVRRTWTSPGALHLSKEDQGQLIQQLVLNLESPSEEELRSDWLPEARRRGKELDDGTVQAVSGKDVTRKARALIK